In a genomic window of Sarcophilus harrisii chromosome 4, mSarHar1.11, whole genome shotgun sequence:
- the TMEM220 gene encoding transmembrane protein 220: protein MGVTGTSLPPRPPPALRSRGGMALARSPAETLWRGSNFVMAAFFALAAYVQINDPDAELWMVVYMIPAILTLLVGFNPLITGNCIWKNLTKLHLFLCTLGAVNLGFYLFHHSEKNILHEEEGREMFGLGIIIVWLSLCHITTKNPVGRRVQLIVTIAISLCPFITWFYIYVNKEMHSTWPTHCKTAI from the exons ATGGGCGTGACCGGAACCTCGCTCCCTCCCCGACCCCCACCCGCGCTACGGAGCCGGGGCGGGATGGCGCTGGCGAGGTCCCCGGCTGAGACCTTATGGAGGGGCAGCAACTTCGTCATGGCCGCCTTCTTTGCGCTGGCGGCCTACGTGCAG ATAAATGACCCAGATGCAGAACTGTGGATG GTTGTATATATGATACCTGCTATCCTTACTCTACTTGTTGGATTTAATCCTCTGATCACAg GTAATTGTATCTGGAAGAATCTTACCAAGCTGCACTTATTCCTTTGTACTTTGGGAGCTGTTAACTTGGGCTTCTACCTCTTCCATCATTCAGAAAAGAATATCTTACATGAGGAGGAAGGCAG AGAGATGTTTGGACTTGGAATCATTATAGTATGGCTGAGTCTTTGTCACATCACAACAAA aaATCCAGTTGGTAGAAGAGTTCAATTGATTGTTACTATTGCTATTTCTCTTTGCCCATTTATCACATGGTTctacatatatgtaaacaaaGAGATGCATTCCACTTGGCCAACACATTGCAAGACAgctatttaa